A stretch of the Paenibacillus dendritiformis genome encodes the following:
- a CDS encoding GNAT family N-acetyltransferase gives MNMLKRLEPLGRNHLPLLAAWFEDAEVQERMDGMLPLEDWFDYASANDMYYMWLAYQEEQPVGLIFIELDGEAGYIGLITDPSLRNQGYGKAMVRELMNHPELQSVHTWVACIEADNKPCLACFKSLGYVTDEEEPDEDGFYNLVYERS, from the coding sequence ATGAATATGTTGAAACGCTTGGAGCCTTTGGGCAGGAATCATTTGCCGCTGCTGGCGGCGTGGTTCGAAGATGCGGAAGTGCAGGAACGCATGGACGGGATGCTTCCGTTGGAAGATTGGTTCGACTATGCGTCAGCCAATGACATGTACTATATGTGGCTGGCCTATCAAGAAGAACAGCCGGTTGGATTAATTTTTATCGAACTGGATGGCGAGGCGGGCTATATCGGACTCATCACCGATCCATCCTTGCGCAATCAAGGGTATGGAAAAGCAATGGTGCGTGAACTTATGAATCATCCGGAACTGCAATCCGTACATACATGGGTGGCTTGCATCGAAGCCGACAATAAGCCATGTCTGGCTTGCTTCAAGTCCCTCGGCTATGTGACTGACGAGGAGGAGCCGGACGAGGACGGATTTTATAATTTGGTATATGAACGTTCATAA
- a CDS encoding DUF4037 domain-containing protein: MLEGCFLGNNHPQVWEFQQAVPVHDSGSRFQDTIARLSASYLQNSMDAIKSKYLDLQLTLDWMRHPLKRGDIIATSLHCATIVRDLCQLSYLLDRKSYPHDKWLSAYLSTTRFGSMQEQRIRDYMRTIPNGEPITPHLELSEYPCYQQAWELIDQAVQFIRKAYGNYPWLDEWYLYGRSCLFQPASDDT; the protein is encoded by the coding sequence TTGTTGGAGGGCTGCTTCCTAGGGAATAATCACCCGCAAGTATGGGAATTCCAGCAGGCCGTTCCGGTTCATGACAGCGGCTCGCGCTTCCAGGATACGATAGCCCGGTTATCCGCTTCGTATCTTCAAAATTCCATGGACGCCATCAAGAGCAAGTATCTGGACCTGCAGCTTACGCTCGATTGGATGCGGCATCCGCTCAAGCGCGGCGATATCATCGCCACAAGCCTGCATTGCGCCACAATCGTCAGGGACCTATGCCAGCTCTCCTACCTATTGGATCGAAAAAGCTATCCGCATGACAAATGGCTCTCCGCCTATCTGTCCACGACCAGGTTCGGCAGCATGCAGGAGCAGCGAATTCGAGACTATATGCGTACCATCCCGAATGGCGAGCCGATTACGCCGCACTTGGAGCTGTCCGAATATCCTTGCTATCAGCAAGCATGGGAACTGATTGATCAAGCAGTCCAATTTATTCGCAAGGCATACGGGAATTATCCATGGCTTGACGAATGGTACTTATACGGTAGGTCTTGTCTATTTCAACCCGCGTCGGACGATACATAG
- the pxpB gene encoding 5-oxoprolinase subunit PxpB — MRYFPLGDGAIVVEFDTVIGPASHEQVRLLSLYLDDHPLPGMIEYVPAFTTVTVFYDPLVLRYEEAKAKLERAAAQTADMRLDKKARTVEIPVCYGGEFGPDLEEVAGHNRLTADEVVRIHSSAEYLVYMIGFAPGFPYLGGMPERIAAPRRSSPRLAIPAGSVGIGGTQTGVYPIVTPGGWQLIGRTPVALFRPDMTPPALLRAGDTIRFVPISEEEYESWEGDQR; from the coding sequence ATGCGATACTTTCCGCTCGGAGACGGAGCGATCGTCGTGGAATTCGATACGGTCATCGGACCGGCGTCTCATGAACAAGTCCGATTGTTGTCGCTCTATCTCGATGACCATCCGCTCCCCGGCATGATTGAATATGTCCCCGCTTTTACCACGGTGACCGTATTTTATGATCCTCTGGTGCTGCGATATGAAGAGGCAAAAGCCAAGCTGGAACGGGCCGCAGCGCAGACGGCGGATATGCGGCTGGACAAGAAGGCGCGCACCGTCGAAATTCCGGTATGCTACGGCGGGGAATTCGGTCCCGATCTCGAGGAGGTCGCCGGGCATAACCGGCTGACGGCGGATGAGGTTGTGCGCATTCATAGCAGCGCCGAGTATCTGGTATACATGATCGGGTTTGCTCCCGGTTTTCCATATCTCGGCGGCATGCCGGAGCGAATTGCGGCACCGAGGCGCTCTTCCCCGCGCCTGGCGATTCCGGCGGGCTCGGTCGGCATTGGCGGAACGCAGACGGGGGTCTATCCCATTGTCACGCCAGGCGGCTGGCAGTTGATCGGCCGGACGCCGGTTGCGCTCTTTCGCCCGGATATGACCCCTCCGGCCTTGCTTAGAGCAGGGGATACGATACGCTTCGTCCCGATATCCGAGGAGGAATACGAGAGCTGGGAGGGTGACCAGCGATGA
- a CDS encoding chitinase, with product MSYREGNFAAQEIYRLEKKGKTETLIVRSADFNSPDNKEKPVITRIVDFGSFLNEGLEKDRKRDLAALLANLSHETGGGWDEAPGGMLRWGLYWNENIAGRTGQNKSDFVDPASSKEYPGFPGKKYYGRGPIMLSWNFNYGLMSAIIYGDKNVLLKNPEAIAADGKLGFATAILFWMTPQAPKPSAHDVMIGRWKPSQEEAAQGLTPPGFGISIMVLNGLEANLDDTNGAIKRRAGHYRDITSRMGVDITGEKIDTLGMQPF from the coding sequence GTGTCCTATCGCGAAGGCAACTTCGCCGCACAAGAAATCTACCGGTTAGAGAAAAAGGGAAAAACAGAGACACTGATTGTACGTTCTGCGGATTTCAATTCACCTGATAATAAAGAAAAGCCAGTCATAACCCGAATTGTTGATTTCGGCAGTTTTTTAAATGAAGGACTGGAAAAGGATCGCAAGCGTGATCTGGCTGCCCTGCTGGCCAATCTCTCTCATGAAACGGGCGGCGGCTGGGATGAAGCGCCGGGAGGCATGCTGCGCTGGGGACTCTATTGGAATGAAAATATCGCGGGCAGAACGGGCCAGAACAAATCTGATTTTGTGGACCCGGCAAGCAGCAAAGAATATCCGGGATTTCCGGGCAAGAAATACTATGGGCGCGGTCCGATCATGTTAAGCTGGAATTTCAACTACGGATTAATGAGTGCCATCATCTATGGAGACAAAAACGTGCTTCTGAAAAATCCCGAGGCTATCGCTGCCGATGGCAAGCTTGGATTCGCGACCGCCATCCTGTTCTGGATGACCCCGCAAGCGCCGAAGCCTTCGGCACATGATGTGATGATAGGCAGATGGAAGCCTTCGCAAGAGGAAGCTGCGCAAGGACTAACCCCGCCTGGATTCGGCATCAGCATTATGGTTCTGAACGGCTTGGAGGCCAATCTGGATGACACGAATGGCGCCATCAAGCGGCGTGCCGGACATTACCGTGACATTACAAGCAGAATGGGTGTGGATATTACAGGCGAGAAAATCGATACATTGGGGATGCAGCCCTTTTAA
- a CDS encoding nucleotidyltransferase domain-containing protein, with protein sequence MNNMNDRSKELLKQAYVYAGELSKHPVLSRYWDKLSLVVKGSVSRGNCDEYSDIDFVFFCDEDIRGHIVRDYKEAGLITREDGIFLPIGDWAGHYHVETFACWRAAS encoded by the coding sequence ATGAACAACATGAATGACAGAAGCAAGGAATTATTGAAGCAGGCATACGTATATGCCGGGGAGTTATCCAAACATCCGGTATTGTCCCGATATTGGGACAAGCTCTCGCTCGTCGTCAAAGGCAGCGTGTCCCGCGGCAACTGCGACGAGTATTCGGATATTGACTTCGTCTTCTTCTGTGATGAGGATATTCGAGGGCATATCGTAAGGGACTATAAGGAAGCTGGCTTGATCACGCGGGAGGACGGCATTTTTCTGCCAATCGGGGATTGGGCGGGTCATTACCATGTGGAGACGTTCGCTTGTTGGAGGGCTGCTTCCTAG
- a CDS encoding biotin-dependent carboxyltransferase family protein codes for MSIRVETGGLLTTVQDSGRFGFQKYGVLASGAMDTAALRLANLLAGNQEGAAALEITLLGPKLVFEKSAVIALAGGNLSPAADDVRLPLWRPVYIPAGTRLTFGRAVSGCRTYLAVAGGIHVPEVMGSRSTYLRAGMGGYHGRALQAGDVLETGASLAWQDMASDKAVVLPWGASHELRPAYQDHPVLRVVRGPEYALFDEESRRNLWRERFRVTPQSDRMGYRMEGVPLALAEPLDMVSSAVGAGTIQVPPEGHPIVLLADRQTTGGYPRIAHVISVDLPLIAQVQPGGQIRFKEVSLEEAQDVYVMREHSIAQFKQGLALQAR; via the coding sequence ATGAGCATCCGGGTTGAGACGGGAGGCTTGCTTACGACGGTACAGGACAGCGGGCGCTTCGGATTCCAGAAATACGGCGTGCTGGCGAGCGGCGCCATGGATACGGCCGCGCTTAGACTGGCCAATCTTCTGGCAGGCAATCAGGAAGGGGCGGCGGCTCTGGAGATTACGCTATTGGGGCCCAAGCTTGTATTCGAAAAGTCGGCAGTGATTGCCCTGGCGGGCGGGAATTTATCGCCTGCCGCGGACGATGTGCGCCTTCCGCTATGGCGGCCTGTCTATATCCCTGCCGGCACGAGGCTCACCTTCGGCAGGGCAGTGTCCGGCTGCCGGACCTATCTTGCGGTCGCAGGCGGAATTCACGTTCCCGAGGTGATGGGCAGCCGCAGCACGTATTTGCGGGCCGGCATGGGCGGGTACCATGGCCGGGCACTTCAGGCTGGCGATGTGCTCGAGACGGGAGCGTCACTGGCATGGCAGGACATGGCTTCAGACAAAGCCGTGGTGCTTCCGTGGGGAGCCAGTCATGAGCTTCGGCCAGCCTATCAGGATCATCCGGTGCTGCGCGTGGTGCGCGGACCGGAATATGCTCTCTTTGATGAAGAGAGCAGACGGAATCTATGGAGGGAGCGATTCCGCGTCACGCCTCAATCCGACCGGATGGGATATCGAATGGAAGGCGTGCCGTTGGCATTGGCCGAGCCGCTGGATATGGTCTCGTCAGCCGTTGGGGCGGGGACGATTCAGGTGCCGCCGGAAGGCCATCCGATCGTGCTGCTGGCCGACCGGCAGACGACTGGAGGATATCCGCGCATCGCGCACGTGATTAGCGTCGATCTGCCGTTGATTGCCCAGGTGCAGCCGGGTGGACAGATACGCTTCAAGGAGGTTTCTCTGGAGGAAGCGCAGGATGTATATGTGATGCGGGAGCACAGCATCGCGCAATTCAAGCAGGGACTGGCTTTGCAAGCGCGTTAG
- a CDS encoding PH domain-containing protein: MNTTVSEQQQLHPNVVPYWRIYRLFSALKRTALASIPIIVYLMWLPQWKWIFYVVAAYLLFHWSKDVFYIIYGVRFSYARRSYVLTKDEIVIRWGSIWSVNSSVIPLSRVQHVDIEQDVIQKKLGISEVVIVTAGDATGIVGLLEEDANKLRRQVIELAKIGETDAYNP, translated from the coding sequence ATGAATACGACAGTTAGCGAACAGCAACAATTGCATCCCAATGTGGTGCCATATTGGCGAATTTATCGGCTTTTTTCTGCATTGAAGCGGACTGCGCTGGCTAGCATCCCGATCATCGTTTATTTGATGTGGCTTCCCCAATGGAAGTGGATCTTCTATGTTGTTGCGGCCTATCTCTTGTTTCATTGGAGCAAAGACGTATTCTATATCATATATGGAGTTCGCTTCAGCTATGCCAGAAGAAGTTACGTTCTGACAAAGGATGAGATTGTGATTCGGTGGGGCAGCATATGGTCTGTTAATTCATCGGTTATTCCGCTTAGCCGTGTTCAACATGTAGATATTGAACAGGACGTCATTCAGAAAAAGCTGGGCATATCTGAAGTCGTTATCGTAACGGCAGGTGATGCGACTGGCATCGTTGGTTTATTGGAAGAAGATGCGAATAAACTGCGGCGGCAGGTCATTGAACTGGCGAAGATAGGTGAAACTGATGCGTACAATCCATAG
- a CDS encoding LamB/YcsF family protein yields MYKIDINCDMGESFGPYRMGTDEEILPLVTSANIACGFHAGDPSVMRKTVAAALAHGAAIGAHPGLPDLQGFGRRNLDITPEEAYDLVVYQVGALAGFVKAAGGTMRHVKPHGALYNMAAARRPLADAIARAVYDIDPELTLFGLSGSELVRAGEAAGLRTAHEVFADRTYQADGSLTSRREAHALITDTEQAVQQVVRMVREGVVRSVQGHDVAIQADTVCIHGDGAHALAFARRLRERFEEVGIAVWWPVQ; encoded by the coding sequence ATGTACAAGATAGACATCAACTGCGATATGGGAGAAAGCTTCGGCCCTTACCGGATGGGAACGGATGAGGAAATTTTGCCGCTCGTCACTTCGGCGAATATCGCCTGCGGCTTCCATGCCGGCGATCCGTCGGTCATGAGGAAGACGGTGGCCGCGGCGCTTGCGCACGGAGCGGCCATCGGGGCGCATCCGGGACTGCCTGATCTGCAGGGATTCGGCCGCCGCAATCTCGACATCACTCCGGAGGAAGCCTATGACCTTGTCGTGTATCAGGTCGGGGCTTTAGCAGGATTCGTCAAGGCGGCAGGCGGAACAATGCGGCATGTCAAGCCGCACGGGGCCCTGTACAACATGGCCGCTGCGCGCCGCCCATTGGCTGATGCGATCGCCCGCGCGGTCTATGACATAGACCCGGAGCTCACTCTGTTCGGCCTGTCGGGCAGCGAGTTGGTACGGGCAGGGGAGGCCGCAGGTCTCCGCACCGCGCATGAAGTATTTGCCGACCGGACGTATCAGGCGGACGGGTCATTGACGTCGCGCCGGGAAGCCCATGCGCTGATTACGGACACAGAGCAAGCGGTGCAGCAGGTTGTTCGCATGGTGCGGGAAGGCGTTGTCCGCTCCGTACAGGGCCATGACGTGGCGATTCAGGCCGATACGGTCTGCATTCACGGCGACGGCGCTCATGCGCTGGCCTTTGCCCGCCGCCTCCGGGAGCGGTTCGAAGAGGTGGGGATTGCGGTATGGTGGCCTGTGCAGTAA